Proteins found in one Pseudochaenichthys georgianus chromosome 13, fPseGeo1.2, whole genome shotgun sequence genomic segment:
- the LOC117457881 gene encoding uncharacterized protein: MRPTTSTMLQQNNNNNYPCLNVSGSTRDMLQQCSRASLPFPSRLELGLGDLPLIRGLRAWALCSKNRRKVGGGGGQAPIAPPAGRGGSTSCPRPADVYLSGEWGRMGYGLPLGLDARQAGLGALVTVATLKTSEGSGKTQTQCLFLRTEKGSCLYSTAKPSSGGTTSAASSVVGGWLRGKTGGGGGGGGGGGGGGGGGGGGGGGGGGGGGGGNRVRVRSGRRWRKSNNALEKGGVSRERPQSSREDPAGEISLEERQEEPDKGRLASKQLPSPQQDSRRARQQRDAASRSPICCHSASPRTCARCVRRAQRRGSQDGHEAGESPRRGTSNRTKGEGKGMRKDMQRNEEAEEEKGGLCGLESSSSVWAEPDPELETNHSHPESNSSCDGEETGQESNEEPKTQTSQSKGDYSEREEDNDSEAVTLDTGNTDSPHGHSGQGDVTFGLSRGLDDRKPSEEVAADMNGCPDESGADQNTDTERERVDAEEKEGSINRTPADLPVFSDCSEGVSVSISTAVSPELSPPVGGSTFNTDPEMCVQSEQVSSRTDPLEGGQQGLADPGVVAKGELDLIRLVHPEPNCAAAESNTVNTNRKPPLSFQNAGNGSVLQEREAPSKPPGHRGPSVSETDGRDVTGSDCSPTELIRAGPRDELVVGHRDAELHAGETEEKEDTSGDMLRRECTCFEMDNGEGKGDKERNSEGPTNESSIQEDKDTKETEKCAQMDNWRVEESAGGGRGSGKEAGDTCGQSDRVEATGETGSTVACADPPASRALSLANPAPTVQPLNSMETRLHCLDENVEKERVGVLEGDEEGGQEGKKRLRRLLEEQGEAERVSTVATEEEGREEEEDEFGVFMQAEGEPAWSEGPPTAPVPCGSRARAAHGSRALAGEPTHWTPGWTDSLIHQSDDRWTAFPQDWSDEGGDMVGQWWPTSAVEERREPANQNLAAVFAAAFPSSSDDPGDLQTVPTLSQLLRGRASQEQGLLDTFHDLNKMICQKYKRGNGVSRDLLLRTFHLEPPRTESRPPQRTANHRLSPGLPSTNQHAHNAAAKRRLSYDYNRNME; the protein is encoded by the exons ATGAGGCCAACAACAAGCACCATGCTCCAGcagaataacaacaacaactaccCCTGCCTGAACGTGTCGGGCTCCACCAGAGACATGCTCCAGCAGTGCTCCAGAGCCTCTCTGCCCTTCCCCAGCCGACTGGAGCTGGGCCTGGGAGACCTGCCGCTGATCCGGGGCCTCCGAGCCTGGGCCCTGTGCTCCAAGAACCGCCGGAAggtgggaggaggaggaggacaggcCCCCATAGCTCCTCCTGCGGGCCGTGGgggttccacttcctgccccaGGCCTGCAGATGTGTACCTGAGTGGGGAGTGGGGTCGCATGGGGTACGGGCTACCTCTGGGGCTGGACGCCAGGCAGGCTGGGCTTGGAGCCTTAGTTACAGTGGCCACTCTGAAGACCTCAGAGGGCAGCGGGAAGACGCAGACTCAATGCCTCTTCCTCCGGACTGAGAAAGGAAGCTGTTTGTACTCCACAGCCAAACCCAGTTCTGGGGGGACTACCAGTGCAGCCTCCAGCGTGGTTGGAGGATGGCTGAGAGGGaagacaggaggaggaggaggaggaggaggaggaggaggaggaggaggaggaggaggaggaggaggaggaggaggaggaggaggaggaggaggaggaggaaaccgGGTTAGGGTGCGATCTGGCCGGAGATGGAGGAAGTCAAATAATGCTCTGGAGAAAGGAGGCGTGAGCAGAGAGAGGCCGCAGAGCAGCAGGGAGGATCCTGCAGGAGAAATCTCTCTGGAAGAAAGGCAGGAAGAGCCAGACAAAGGACGCCTGGCCAGTAAACAGCTTCCCAGCCCGCAGCAGGACAGCAGGAGAGCCAGGCAGCAGAGAGACGCAGCCAGCAGAAGTCCTATATGCTGCCACAGCGCTTCTCCCAGAACCTGTGCTCGGTGTGTAAGGAGAGCACAGAGGAGGGGAAGCCAGGACGGGCACGAGGCAGGAGAAAGTCCAAGGAGAGGCACCTCAAACAGGACAAAGGGTGAGGGGAAAGGAATGAGGAAGGACATGCAAAGGAATGAGGAGGCGGAGGAAGAGAAGGGAGGCCTCTGCGGGTTAGAGTCATCCAGTTCTGTTTGGGCTGAACCAGACCCCGAGCTAGAGACTAACCACTCTCATCCAGAATCCAACAGCAGCTGTGATGGTGAGGAGACCGGACAAGAGAGCAACGAGGAGCCGAAGACACAAACCTCTCAAAGCAAGGGCGACTATTCAGAAAGAGAGGAGGATAACGACTCTGAGGCTGTGACACTAGATACTGGAAACACTGATTCTCCTCATGGCCACTCCGGACAGGGTGATGTTACCTTCGGACTTAGCAGAGGTCTTGATGACAGAAAACCAAGTGAAGAAGTAGCAGCTGATATGAATGGATGTCCTGATGAGTCTGGGGCCGATCAAAACACGGACACAGAAAGGGAGCGTGTGGATGCTGAAGAGAAGGAAGGGAGCATCAACCGGACTCCTGCAGACCTCCCGGTGTTCTCCGACTGCTCTGAGGGGGTCTCTGTCTCCATCAGCACCGCAGTCTCCCCTGAGCTGTCCCCTCCTGTAGGGGGCAGCACCTTCAATACTGACCCTGAGATGTGTGTTCAGAGCGAGCAAGTGAGCTCCAGGACAGATCCCCTTGAGGGGGGTCAACAAGGGCTGGCAGACCCAGGAGTCGTTGCTAAAGGAGAACTGGATCTAATCAGACTTGTGCACCCAGAACCCAACTGCGCGGCTGCCGAGAGCAACACTgtgaacacaaacaggaaacccCCGTTGTCCTTTCAAAATGCAGGAAATGGCAGCGTGCTGCAGGAGAGAGAAGCTCCGTCTAAGCCTCCAGGACACAGAGGTCCTTCCGTTTCTGAGACAGACGGGAGGGACGTAACGGGGAGCGACTGCAGCCCAACTGAGCTCATCAGAGCAGGGCCCAGAGATGAGCTGGTGGTGGGTCACAGAGACGCAGAGCTCCATGCAGGGGAgacagaggagaaagaggacaCATCTGGAGACATGTTGAGGAGGGAATGCACCTGCTTTGAGATGGACAATGGCGAGGGCAAAGGTGACAAAGAACGAAATTCAGAGGGTCCCACAAATGAAAGTTCCATACAGGAGGATAAGGACACAAAGGAAACTGAAAAGTGTGCACAAATGGACAATTGGAGGGTGGAGGAGTCTGCAGGCGGGGGCAGGGGAAGCGGGAAAGAGGCTGGAGACACCTGTGGACAATCAGACCGTGTTGAAGCGACTGGAGAGACCGGCAGTACTGTTGCCTGTGCTGATCCCCCCGCCTCTCGTGCACTCTCCCTGGCTAATCCTGCCCCCACTGTTCAGCCCCTGAATTCCATGGAAACCAGACTGCACTGTTTGGACGAGAATGTGGAGAAGGAAAGGGTCGGAGTGCTGGAAGGAGACGAAGAAGGAGGCCAGGAAGGGAAGAAGAGGCTCAGGAGACTATTGGAGGAGCAGGGCGAGGCGGAGAGGGTCTCCACCGTGGCCACtgaggaggaggggagagaggaggaggaagatgagttTGGAGTATTCATGCAGGCGGAGGGAGAGCCGGCCTGGAGCGAGGGACCCCCCACGGCCCCAGTGCCTTGTGGGAGCAGAGCACGTGCTG cACATGGAAGCCGCGCCCTCGCTGGGGAGCCGACCCACTGGACACCAGGCTGGACGGATAGCCTCATCCACCAATCAGATGACAGGTGGACAGCCTTCCCTCAGGACTGGTCAGATGAAGGTGGAGACATGGTGGGACAGTGGTGGCCGACCAGTGCTGTGGAGGAGAGAAGAGAACCGGCCAATCAGAATCTG GCGGCTGTCTTTGCTGCAGCCTTCCCCTCGTCCTCAGATGACCCCGGTGACCTCCAGACCGTCCCCACGCTGAGCCAGCTCCTCAGGGGCCGGGCCAGCCAGGAGCAGGG GCTGCTGGACACGTTCCATGACTTGAACAAAATGATTTGCCAGAAATACAAGAGAGGGAACGGGGTGTCTCGTGACCTGCTGCTGAGGACCTTCCACCTGGAGCCGCCGCGCACT